The Xylophilus rhododendri region GCTTCGAATACGACGCGGTGGCCCTGCTGCTGGAAACCTTCAGCGCCTGGAGCCGTTCCCCGGCGCAGATCTACTTCGAAGGTGTCGGCCGGCTGCTGGCCACGCTGGAGGCCCGCACCCTCACCGGCGCGGCCGATGCCGAGGCCGACTGGTGGAAGCTGCGCATGGAGACCCTGCGCCTGATGGGCCGCATGGACGACTACGAGGAAGCCGCCCTCGACTACTGCATCACCTACGAAGTCTCGCCGCCCTCCTGGCAGGAGCCGAGCTGCGAATTCCACACACTCAAGATCGGCCGGCCGGCCCTGCCCGGCGATGCACCCATGCCGGTCGGCTGGGAAAGCGTGCCGCAGGCGCCGGTGGCCGAATCCGCCATGCTGGCCGGCGAGATCGGCGCCGATATCGACACGGAGCTCGCCCGCCTCGACGCCGTCTTCGCGCTGCAGGCGCAGTCGGCCATGCCCGGGCGCGACGAGCTGCTGGCGATCGACTGCAGCCGCCTGATCCGCATGGATTTCATCGCCGTCGGCTCGGTGCTCGGCTGGGCCGCCAGCCACCACGGCGCGGGCATGGCGGTGGAGTTCCGCAACCTGCACCGACTGGTCGGCGCCTTCTTCAATCTGACCGGCATCAACGAATACGCCCGGGTGTACCTGCGGCCGGACTGAAAACCCGGTCCCATTGAAAAGCGCGGCGTTTGCCCTCAAGTGACGCGCTTATGAGCCAATCGAACGAAAGCGCCGTCTACCACGGCACCACCATCCTCAGCGTGCGCCGTGAAACGCCCAACGGCTGGCAGGTCGCCATCGGCGGCGACGGCCAGGTGACGTTGGGCAACATCGTCGTCAAGGGCACCGCCCGCAAGGTGCGCAAGCTGCACCACGACCGGGTGCTGGCCGGCTTCGCGGGCGCCACGGCCGATGCCTTCACCCTCTTCGAGCGTTTCGAGGCCAAGCTCGAAAAACACCAGGGCCAGCTGGCCCGCGCCGCCATCGAACTCACCAAGGACTGGCGCACCGACCGGGTGCTGCGCCGCCTCGAAGCCATGCTGGCCGTGGCCGACCGCACCACCTCGCTGATCATCACCGGCAACGGCGACGTGCTGGAGCCCGAGCAGGGCATCGTCTCCATCGGCTCGGGCGGCGCCTATGCGCATTCGGCGGCCAAGGCGCTGATCGACAACACCGACCTGCCGGCCGACGTGGTGGTGAAGAAGTCGCTGGAGATCGCGGGCAGCCTGTGCATCTACACCAACATGAACCACACGATCGAAACCCTGGATTAAGCGCGCCCATGTCCTTCTCGATGACCCCCAAGGAGATCGTCTCCGAACTCGACCGCCACATCGTCGGCCAGCAGCAGGCCAAACGCGCCGTCGCCATCGCCCTGCGCAACCGCTGGCGCCGCCAGCAGGTGGACGACAAGCTGCGCCACGAGATCACGCCCAAGAACATCCTGATGATCGGCCCGACCGGCGTCGGCAAGACCGAGATCGCCCGCCGCCTGGCCCGCCTGGCCGATGCGCCCTTCCTGAAGGTGGAGGCCACCAAGTTCACCGAGGTGGGCTATGTGGGCAAGGACGTGGACACCATCGTGCGCGACCTGGTCGAAGTGGCCGTCAAGCAGACCCGCGAGGCCGAGGTCAAGCTGCACCGGGTGCGCGCCGCCGATGCCGCCGAGGACCGCATCCTCGACATCCTGCTGCCGCCCGCGCGGCCCACCGGTGCGGCGGCGGAGGAGGGTGCCATCGCCGCGCCCGCGCCCGACAGCGTGGCCCGCCAGTCCTTCCGCAAGAAGCTGCGCGAGGGCCAGCTCGACGAGAAAGAGATCGAACTCGACCTCGCCGAGCCGCCGCCCGCCATCGACGTGATGGGCGCCCCCGGCATGGAAGGCATGGCCGACCAGCTGCGCGGCATGTTCGGCCAGATGGGCGGCCGCCGCAAGGCGCGCAAGCTGCGCATCGCCGAAGCCCTGCGCCTGCTCACCGACGAGGAGGCCGGCAAGCTGGTCAACGAGGAGGAGATCCGCGCCCGCGCCATCCACAACGCCGAGCAAAACGGCATCGTCTTCATCGACGAGATCGACAAGGTCGCCTCGCGCGGCGGCGAAGGCGGCGGCAGCACCGCGGAAATCTCCCGCCAGGGCGTGCAGCGCGACCTGCTGCCGCTGGTCGAAGGCAGCTCGGTCAGCACCAAGTACGGCATGGTCAGGACCGACCACATGCTGTTCATCGCCTCCGGCGCCTTCCACCTGGCCAAGCCCAGCGACCTGATTCCGGAACTGCAGGGGCGTTTCCCGATCCGGGTGGAGCTGCAGTCGCTCACCGCCCAGGACTTCGAGGCCATCCTGGTGCAGACCCATGCCTCCCTGGTCCGCCAGTACCAGGCGCTCTTGGCCACCGAGGGCGTGACCATCGAGTTCACGCCCGAGGGCATCACCCGCCTGGCCGCCATCGCCTTCGAGGTGAACGAACGCACCGAGGACATCGGCGCGCGCCGCCTGGCCACGGTGATGGAGCGCCTGCTCGACGAGGCCAGCTTCGATGCCGAGCAGCTCTCCGGCCAGACCCTGCTGGTGGATGCCGCCTATGTCGACCACCGTCTGGGCGAGCTGAGCCGCAACGAGGATCTCTCGCGCTTCATTCTCTAAGCACCGACAGGCTGCTTTTTCACCGCGTGCCGGCGCCGGACTGTTGTCCGCCGCCGGCACTGTTACATGTGAGTCGCCGTCTCAAGGTTCACTTTGACATGGGGATGTAAGTACTTCATTTAGAAGGTTTTTCCGCTCGTTGCACTTCGATGATCGTGTTCTAAGTCCTTGATTTCATTGTGAAAGTAGGCCCCGAGGCATGTCGGCGGTGCCTGGATTCCTGCTACAGTGCAAAAAAGTGCAATTAAGTGGTGAAAAGTGGCCCGGCCAGGCTGCCCACTCGCACTGCAGGGCCCGCCGCCCTGCTCATCTCCCGGAGGGTTGACTGTCGTGTTCCAAGGGGCCTCGTCGCTGAGTCTCGATGCCAAGGGGCGTTTGTCCGTCCCGACGCGTCACCGCGACGTCCTGGGCGCGACGGCCGCGGGCCAGCTCACCATCACCAAGCATCCGCACGGCTGCCTGATGGTGTTCCCGCGCCCCGAATGGGAGAAATTCCGCGAGCGTATCGCCCAGCTGCCGATGTCGGCCCAATGGTGGAAACGCATCTTCCTGGGCAACGCCATGGACGTGGAGATGGACGGCACCGGCCGCGTGCTGGTCTCGCCCGAGCTGCGCACGGCGGCCGGCATCAGCAAGGACTGCGTGCTGCTGGGCATGGGCAACCACTTCGAACTCTGGGACAAGGCCAGCTACGAAGCCCAGGAAGCCGAAGCCATGAAGGGCGAGATGCCCGACGCCTTCCAGGATTTCTCCTTCTAAAGCCATGAGCAGTACCGCAGTCCACACGACGGTCATGCTGCACGAGGCGGTCGATGCCCTAGTGCACGACCCCGATGGCACCTATATCGACGCCACCTTCGGCCGGGGCGGCCACAGCCGCCTGATCCTGTCGCGGCTGTCGCCCGCCGGCCGGCTGATCGCCTTCGACAAGGATCCGGAGGCGATCGCGGCGGCGGCGGAGATCGCCGACAGCCGCTTCTCGATCCGGCACGAGGGCTTCGCCCAACTGGGGGATCTGCCGCCGGCCAGTGCCGCCGGGGTCCTGATGGACCTCGGCGTCAGCTCCCCCCAGATCGACAGCCCCGTACGGGGTTTTTCTTTTCGTTTCGACGGGCCTCTCGACATGCGCATGGATCCCACGCGCGGCGAGAGCGTGGCCGAGTGGCTCGCTGCGGCCGAAGTGCAGCAGATCGCGGAGGTGATACGTGACTACGGAGAAGAACGGTTTGCTGGCCCCATTGCGAAGGCGATTGTTGCTCGCCGACAGGAAGGGCGCCCTGTTTCAACCACCACCGAGCTGGCCGAACTCGTGGCTGGCGCGGTCAAAACCCGCGAGCAGGGCCAGAACCCTGCAACGCGCACATTTCAGGCTCTTCGGATTTTCATCAACGCCGAGCTTGAAGAGCTGCAGCAGGTACTGAGCGCCAGCCTGGGCGTGCTGCAGACCGGCGGGCGCATCTCGGCGATCAGCTTCCATTCGCTGGAAGACCGCATCGTCAAGACCTTCATCGCCCAGCAGTCCAAGGAGGTCTACGACCGCCGCGCGCCCTTCGCGCCGCCGCAGCCGATGCGGCTGAAGGCGCTGGGCCGCTTCAAGCCGAGCGCGGCCGAGGTGTCGGCCAATCCGCGTTCGCGCAGTGCCGTGCTGCGGGTGGCCGAACGCACCGAGGTGCCGGCATGACGCGGCTGTCGGTCGTGCTGCTCCTGGCCGTGCTGGCCAGTGCCCTGTACCTGGTGCATGTGCAGTACGAGTCGCGCCAGCTCTTCACCGAGATGGAGCGGGCGCGCGCCGAGTCGCACCGCCTCGAAGTCGAGAGCGACCGGCTGGAAGTGGAAAAACGCGCCCAGGCCACGCCGCTGCGGGTGGAAAAACTCGCGCGCGACAAGCTGCAGATGCGCAACACCACGCCGGCGATCACGCTGTACCTGGCCGATCCGGGCCCGGGAGCCGCCAAATGAGCCGCGGCAGCCGCAGCGTCCAGTACGCCTCCAGCCCCTTGCTGGCCAGCAAGACGCCGGTCTGGCGCAGCAAGTTCATCGTCGCCTGCATCGCGCTGGGCTTCGTGGGCCTGGCCGCACGCTCGCTGTACGTGCAGGTGATCAACAACTCCTTCTTCCAGCGCCAGGGCGAGGTGCGTTTCGCCCGCACCCTGGAGCTGCCGGCCAACCGCGGCCGCATCCTGGACCGCAACGGCCTGCTGCTGGCCTCCAGCGTGATCGCCCCCAGCATCTGGGCGATCCCCGAGGACGTCGAGAAGGACGACCCCGAGGTCGCCGCCAAGTTGAAGACCCTGGCCAAGCTGCTGGGCATGCCGCTGCCCGCGCTCAACAAGAAGCTGGCCGACGAGGACAAGACCTTCGTCTGGATCCAGCGCCAGGTGGACGAGCCCGTCGCCAAGCAGATCGCCGCACTCGACATCAAGGGCATCTACCAGCGCCGCGAATACAAGCGCCAGTACCCCGAGGGCGAGGCGGCGGCGCACATCGTCGGCTTCACCAATGTCGAGGACAAGGGCCAGGAAGGCATCGAACTCGCCTTCAACCAGGACCTGGGCGGCAAGCCGGGCTCGCGCCGCGTCATCAAGGACCGCCTGGGCCGCGCGGTGGAGAGCGTGGGCGACGCGGTGCCGCCGCTCGACGGCAAGGACATCCAGCTCTCCATCGACTCCAAGGTGCAGTTCTTCGCCTACCAGAAGCTGCGCGACGCGGTCATCGCCAACAAGGCCAAGGCCGGCAGCGTGGTGGTGCTGGACTCGGTCACCGGCGAGATCCTGGCCCTGGCCAACTATCCCAGCTACGACCCGGGCAACCGCCAGCACCTGTCGGGCGAGCAGCTGCGCAACCGCGCGCTCACCGACACCTTCGAGCCCGGCTCGACCATGAAGCCGATCACCATCGCCACCGCGCTGGAGCTGGGCCGGGTCACGCCGCAGACCATCATCGATACTTCGCCCGGCCGCATCACCATCACCGGCTCGACCATCACCGACACCCACAACTACGGCGTGCAGACGGTCGAGGGCGTGATCCAGAAGTCCAGCAACGTGGGCGCCACCAAGATCTCGCAGCGCATGAGCGCGCACGAGATGTGGGACAGCTTCAGCGCCGTCGGTTTCGGCCAGAAGCCGCAGCTGACCTTCCCCGGCGCCGTCACCGGCCGGCTGCGGCCCTGGAAGACCTGGCGGCCGGTGGAGCAGGCCACCATGTCCTATGGCTACGGCCTCTCCGCCTCGCTGTTCCAGATGGCGCATGCCTACACCGTCTTCGCGCACGACGGCCACCTGATCCCGGCCACCATCTTGAAGAGCGACCAGCCGGCCGTGGGCACTCCCGTCTTCTCGCCCAAGAACGCCGCCGCCGTGCGCCGCATGCTGCAGATGGCCGCCGGCCCGGGCGGCACCGGCCCGCGTGCGCAGACCATGGGCTATTCGGTGGGCGGCAAGTCCGGCACCGCGCACAAGCAGGAAGGCCGCGGTTATGCGGCGCACAAGTACAGGGCCTGGTTCAACGGCATCGCGCCGATCGACAACCCGCGCATCATCGTCGCGGTGATGGTGGACGAGCCCACCGCCGGCACCTACTTCGGCGGCACCGTGGCCGCGCCAGTGTTCAGCGAAGTGGTGGCGCAGACCCTGCGCATCATGGGCGTGCAGCCCGACCTGAGCGTGCGGCCGCAGGTGGTGTCCAAGGAAGTGGAGGAGTCCTTCTGATGGTCGCCTCCGACATCTCGCTGCAGCAGCTGAACGGCGCCGCCGACGCGGTCGCCTGGCTGCGCGCGCGGGTCACCGGCACGCTGCGCATCGACAGCCGGGAAGTCCAGTCCGGCGACGGCTTCATCGCCTGGCCCGGCGCGGCGGTCGATGGCCGGGCCTTCGTGGCCGATGCCTTCGCACGCGGCGCGGCCGCCTGCCTGGTCGAGCGCGAGGGTGTCGAGGCCTTCGAATTCGCAAGCCGCGAAGTGGCCACCTGCGCTGGCCTCAAGGCCGCCACCGGCCGCATCGCTGGAGACTGGTTCGGCGCGCCCAGCGAAGGCCTGGACGTGCTGGCCGTCACCGGCACCAACGGCAAGACCAGTACCGCCTGGTGGCTGGCCCTGGCGCTGGCCCGCACCGGCCGCGGCTGCGGCCTGATCGGCACCCTGGGCACCGGCGTGCCGCCGCAGGTGGTCGCCAACGGCCTGACCACACCCGACCCGGTGCTGCTGCAGCGGGTGTTCCGCCAGTTCGACGACCAGGGCCTGGCCGCCTGCGCCATCGAGGCCTCCTCCATCGGCATCGCCGAACGGCGGCTCGATGGCAGCCGCATCCGCGTGGCCCTGTTCACCAATTTCACGCTGGACCACCTGGACTACCACGGCAGCATGGCCGCCTACTGGGCCGCCAAGGCCGAGCTGTTCGCCTGGCCGGGCCTGCAGGCGGCCGTGGTCAACATCGACGACGCCCATGGCGCCGCCCTGGCCGCGCAGCTGACGGTGGACCTGTGGACCTATTCGGCGGACGGCTCGGCCGACGCCCGCCTGCGCGCCGAGGACATCGGCCATGGCGAGACAGGTGGCCTGCGGTTCACGGTGGTCGAAGGCGAACAGCGCTGCCTGCTGCAGGCCGGCGCCATCGGCCGTTTCAATATCAGCAACCTGCTGGCGGTGGTCGGCGGCCAGCGTGCGCTGGGCGTGCCGCTCGATGAGGCCGTGGCCGCCTGCGCCGACCTGGCCCCGGTGCCCGGCCGCATGGAACGCATCGCCCGCGCCGGGCAGCCGCTGGTGGCCGTCGATTACGCCCACACACCCGACGCGCTGGAAAAAGCCCTGGCCGCCCTGCGCCCGCTGGCCGAATCGCGCGGCGGCGAACTGGTCTGCCTGTTCGGCTGCGGCGGCGGGCGCGACCAGGCCAAGCGCCCGGTGATGGCCTCCATCGCCGCCCACGGCGCCGACCGCATCTGGCTGACCAGCGACAACCCGCGCCACGAAGACCCCGCCGCCATCGTGGCGCAAGCCGCCGCCGGCCTGCCCGAAGGCGCACCCTATCGCATCGAGATCGACCGCGCCGCGGCGATCGCCCAGGCCATCGCCCAGGCCGGCCCGCAGGACGTGGTCCTGGTCGCCGGCAAGGGCCACGAAACCTATCAGGAAGTCGCCGGACGGCGCCTTCCCTTTTCCGACCGCGAGCAGGTCGAGACCGCGCTGGACCAGCGTGCCGCCTCCCTGCCGCCCTCGGCCCACTGATTCCCCGAGACCATGACCCTCGCTTCCCAAATGATGACCCTGCAGCAGGCCTTTGCCTGGACCGGCGGCATGCGCCTGGTCGGCAACGGCGAGCTGCCCATCAGCCGCATCCATACCGATACCCGCACCCTGCAGCCGGGCGACCTGTTCGTGGCCCTGCGCGGCGAACGCTACGACGCCAACGACTTCCTGGCCGATGCCCGCGCCAGCGGCGCCGTGGCCGCCATCGCCCACGGCGGCCTGCAGGCGGCCGGCCTGCAGGGCATCGAGGTGCCCGACACCCGCGCCGCGCTGGCCGCCCTGGCCACCGGCTGGCGCCACCAGTTCCGCCTGCCCATGGTCGCGGTGACCGGCAGCAACGGCAAGACCACCACCACCCAGATGGTGGCCAGCATCCTGCGCGCGGCCTATGGCGACGCCGCCTTCGCCACCCAGGGCAATTTCAACAACGACGTCGGCGTGCCGCTGACCCTGCTGCGCCTGCGCGCCACGCACCGCGCCGGAGTGGTCGAGCTGGGCATGAACCATCCCGGCGAGATCTCGGTGCTGGCGCATATCGCCCAGCCCACCGTCGCCCTGGTCAACAACGCCCAGCGCGAGCACCAGGAATTCATGCACACGGTGCAGGCCGTGGCGCACGAGAACGGCAGCGTCATCTCGGCCCTGCCGGCCGATGGCTGCGCGGTGTTCCCGGCCGGCGACGAATTCACGCCCCTGTGGCGCTCCCTGGCCGGTCAGCGCCGCTGCATGAGCTTTGCCCAGGCGCAGGCCGCTGGCGCCGACCTGTGGCTGCGCTCTGCCGAATGGCAGGGCGATGCCTGGGCGGCCGTGGCCGCCACGCCGGCGGGCGACATCGCCTTCCGCCTGGCCGTGGCCGGCCGCCACAACCTGCAGAACGCCTTGGCTGCCGCTGCCTGTGCACTGGCCGCCGGTGTGCCGGCAGAGGCCATCGCCGAAGGCCTGGCCGCCTTCCAGCCGGTCAAGGGCCGCTCGCGCGCGGCGCAGCTGTCCATCGCCGGCAAGGCCGTCACGCTGATCGACGACAGCTACAACGCCAATCCGGATTCGGTGCGCGCCGCCATCGAGGTGCTGGCCTCGCTGCCCGGCCCGCGCCTGCTGGTGCTGGGCGACATGGGGGAAGTGGGCGAACAGGGCCCGGCCTTCCACGCCGAAGCCGGCGCCTTCGCCGCCTCGCACGCCATCGAGCAGGTCTTCACGCTGGGCGCGCTCTGCGCCTCGGTGGGCGCCGGCTCGCGCCATTTCGAAAGCTATGCCGCCCTGGAAGCCGCGCTGCTCGCCGCGCTGCCGGGCACGGCGACCGTGCTGGTCAAGGGCTCGCGTTTCATGCAGATGGAGCGCGCCGTGCTGGCCATCGAAACCCTGGCCGCCCGCGGCACGCAGGAGGCATCGGCATGCTGATGAACCTGGCCGAATGGCTGCAGACCCTCTCGCCGGACCTGGGCCCGCTGCGGGTGTTCCAGTACCTCACCTTCCGCGCGGTGATGGCCGCCATGACCGCGCTGCTGATCGCACTGCTGTCCGGTCCCTTCGTGATCCGCCGCCTGACCGCCCTCAAGATCGGCCAGCCGGTGCGCGGCTACGGCATGCAGACGCACCTGGTCAAGAGCGGCACGCCCACCATGGGCGGGGTACTGATCCTGCTGTCGATCGCCGTCTCCACGCTGCTGTGGGCCGACATCTCCAACCGCTTCGTCTGGATCGTGCTGCTGGTCACCGGCGGCTTCGGCGCCATCGGCTGGGTGGACGACTGGCGCAAGGTGGTGCGCAAGGATCCCGAGGGCATGCGCTCGCGCGAGAAGTACCTGTGGCAGTCGCTGATCGGCCTGTTGGCCGCCCTCTACCTGGTGTTCAGCATCTCCGAATCCTCCAACTGGAAGGTGCTGCAGCTGGTCATGACCTGGGCCCGCTCCGGCTTCGACGTGGACCTGCCGCCCAAGGCCGGCCTGCTGGTGCCCTTCTTCAAGTCGGTGAGCTACCCGCTGGGCGTGATCGGTTTCATGATCCTGACCTACCTGGTCATCGTCGGCTCCAGCAACGCGGTCAACATGACCGACGGGCTGGACGGGCTGGCGATCATGCCGGTGGTGATGGTGGCCTCCTCGCTGGGCATCTTCGCCTTCATCACGGGCAATGTCTCGCTGTCGCGCTACCTGCTGTTCCCGCATATCGCGGGCTCGGGCGAGCTGCTGGTGTTCTGCGCCGCGATTTCCGGGGCGGGGCTGGCCTTCCTGTGGTTCAACGCACATCCGGCCCAGGTCTTCATGGGCGACGTGGGCGCGCTGGCGCTGGGCGCCGCGCTGGGCACGGTGGCCGTCATCGTGCGCCAGGAGATCGTGCTGGCCATCATGGGCGGCGTGTTCGTGGCCGAGGCCCTGTCGGTGATGCTGCAGGTCACCTGGTTCAAGTTCACCAAGAAGCGCTACGGCGCCGGCCGGCGCCTGTTCCTGATGGCGCCGCTGCACCACCATTTCGAAAAGGCCGGCTGGAAGGAAACGCAGGTCGTCGTGCGCTTCTGGATCGTGACCATGCTGCTGTGCCTGATCGGCCTGTCCACCCTGAAGCTGCGCTGACATGAAGCATCTTCAAGACCTCCCCGTACTGGTCCTGGGCCTGGGCGCCTCGGGCCTGGCCATGGCGCGCTGGTGCGCGCGCCACGGCGCGCGGGTGACGGTGGCCGATACCCGCGAAGCGCCGCCGCAGCTGCCCGCCCTGCAGGCCGAGCTGCCGGACGTGGCCTTCGTGCACGGCCCCTTCAGCGACACGCTGGTGCAGGGCGGCGCGGTGCGCGCCGTCTACCTCTCGCCCGGCCTGGCGCCGGAGCAGACCGCCGTGGTGGTCGACGCCGCACGCGCCATCGGCCTGCCGGTGGGCGGCGAACTGGACCTGTTCGCCATGGCGCTGGCCGACCTGCGTGGGCCGGACATCGAGGAAACGCCGCCGCTGCCGATCGACCTCTCCGCCCCGGACGAGGACGACAACGAGCCCGCCGCGGCTGCCCCCGCGCAAGAATCCGAGCCGCTGCCCGAAGACGCACCGGCCATCGAACCCGAAGCCCCCGCCGAGGAAGCCGCCGCCGTCCCCCGCTACCGCCCCGCCGTGCTGGCCATCACCGGCACCAACGGCAAGACCACCGTCACCTCGCTCACCGGCCAGCTGGTCGAACGCGCCGGCAAGACCGTGGCGGTGGCCGGCAACATCGGCCCCACGCTGCTCGACACCCTGGCCGAACGCATGGCCGCCGGCACGCTGCCCCAGGTCTGGGTGCTGGAACTCTCCAGCTTCCAGCTCGACGCCGTCCGCCAGTTCGAACCCACCGCCGCCACCGTGCTCAACATCAGCCAGGACCACCTGGACTGGCACGGCGGCATGGCGCAGTACACCGCGGCCAAGGCCCGTGTCTTCGGCGAACGCGGCCTGATGGTGCTCAACCGTGAAGACGAAGCCGTGATGGCCATGCTGCCGCCGCCGGTCAAGGTGCGGCTGCAGAAGCCCCAACACCGCGCCCACGTCACCTTCGGCGGCGACATGCCCAAACGCCCCGGCGACTACGGCATCGAGGTGCTCAACGGCATGACCTGGCTGGTGCGCGCCACCGAGGCCGACGAGACCCGCCGCAAGCGCGGCTCCGAAGCCGAGGAACTGCACATCCAGCGCCTGATGCCCGCCGATGCGCTGCGCATCCGTGGCCGGCACAACGCCGTCAACGCCCTGGCCGCGCTGGCCCTGGCGCAGGCGGCGGGCTGCTCGCTGGCGCCCATGCTCTACGGCCTGCGCGAATACCGTGGGGAGCCGCACCGGGTCGAATCCGTGGCGGTGATCGAGGGCGTCGAATACTTCGACGACAGCAAGGGCACCAATGTCGGCGCCACCGTGGCCGCGCTGAACGGCCTGGGCGCCGAGCGCCGCATCGTGGTGATCCTGGGCGGCGTCGGCAAGGACCAGGACTTCAGCCCCCTGGC contains the following coding sequences:
- the murD gene encoding UDP-N-acetylmuramoyl-L-alanine--D-glutamate ligase, with translation MKHLQDLPVLVLGLGASGLAMARWCARHGARVTVADTREAPPQLPALQAELPDVAFVHGPFSDTLVQGGAVRAVYLSPGLAPEQTAVVVDAARAIGLPVGGELDLFAMALADLRGPDIEETPPLPIDLSAPDEDDNEPAAAAPAQESEPLPEDAPAIEPEAPAEEAAAVPRYRPAVLAITGTNGKTTVTSLTGQLVERAGKTVAVAGNIGPTLLDTLAERMAAGTLPQVWVLELSSFQLDAVRQFEPTAATVLNISQDHLDWHGGMAQYTAAKARVFGERGLMVLNREDEAVMAMLPPPVKVRLQKPQHRAHVTFGGDMPKRPGDYGIEVLNGMTWLVRATEADETRRKRGSEAEELHIQRLMPADALRIRGRHNAVNALAALALAQAAGCSLAPMLYGLREYRGEPHRVESVAVIEGVEYFDDSKGTNVGATVAALNGLGAERRIVVILGGVGKDQDFSPLAAPVARHARAVVLIGRDGPLIGAALAEAGVALHQAETLPEAVAAAGRLAHAGDAVLLSPACASFDMFRGYDHRAEVFCEAVAELAESQLSGSTEGGLE